A portion of the Pan troglodytes isolate AG18354 chromosome 10, NHGRI_mPanTro3-v2.0_pri, whole genome shotgun sequence genome contains these proteins:
- the RASAL1 gene encoding rasGAP-activating-like protein 1 isoform X5, with product MQKCRVRSACQCRCWRMGRAAAFAAMCFRPGTWLPETSLAHLTHLHVCFGAARAWRPQPSRRLASRTGMKCWSCGRCQVPRPHCGWSSGTGTWWARMTSWAWWSSLQRPSSRSHLTAGSASCPFPEPRRILGKCRCRGRGPGWSHAGQHPQLVGRAHASPHIITMPLHAFIHLTTVYGMSLKVFTGTLGALRVKVRLIEDRVLPSQCYQPLMELLMESVQGPAEEDTASPLALLEELTLGDCRQDLATKLVKLFLGRGLAGRFLDYLTRREVARTMDPNTLFRSNSLASKSMEQFMKLVGMPYLHEVLKPVISRVFEEKKYMELDPCKMDLGRTRRISFKGALSEEQMRETSLGLLTGYLGPIVDAIVGSVGRCPPAVRLAFKQLHRRVEERFPQAEHQQDVKYLAISGFLFLRFFAPAILTPKLFDLRDQHADPQTSRSLLLLAKAVQSIGNLGQQLGQGKELWMAPLHPFLLQCVSRVRDFLDRLVDVDGDEEAGVPARALFPPSAIVREGYLLKRKEEPAGLATRFAFKKRYVWLSGETLSFSKSPEWQMRHSIPVSHIRAVERVDEGAFQLPHVMQVVTQDGTGALHTTYLQCKNVNELNQWLSALRKASAPNPNKLAACHPGAFRSARWTCCLQAERSAAGCSRTHSAVTLGDWSDPLDPDAEAQTVYRQLLLGRDQLRLKLLEDSNMDTTLEADTGACPEVLARQRAATARLLEVLADLDRAHEEFQQQEQGKAALGPLGP from the exons ATGCAGAAGTGCAGGGTGAGATCTGCCTGTCAGTGCAGATGCTGGAGGATGGGCAGGGCCGCTGCCTTCGCTGCCATGTGCTTCAGGCCAG GGACCTGGCTCCCAGAGACATCTCTGGCACATCTGACCCATTTGCACGTGTGTTTTGGGGCAGCCAGAGCTTGGAGACCTCA ACCATCAAGAAGACTCGCTTCCCGCACTGGGATGAAGTGCTGGAGCTGCGGGAGATGCCAGGTGCCCCGTCCCCACTGCGGGTGGAGCTCTGGGACTGGGACATGGTGGGCAAGAATGACTTCTTGGGCATG GTGGAGTTCTCTCCAAAGACCCTCCAGCAGAAGCCACCTAACGGCTGGTTCCGCCTCCTGCCCTTTCCCAGAGCCGAGGAGGATTCTGGGTAAATGTCGGTGCAGAGGGAGGGGGCCAGGCTGGAGCCATGCCGGGCAGCATCCACAGCTTGTGGGCAGAGCCCATGCCAGCCCACACATTATCACTATGCCACTTCATGCATTCATCCATTTAACAACTGTCTATGGAATGTCTCTCAAGGTGTTTAC GGGGACCCTGGGTGCCCTGCGAGTGAAGGTACGCCTGATTGAGGACCGCGTCCTGCCCTCCCAGTGCTACCAGCCTCTCATGGAGCTGCTCATGGAGTCTGTGCAGGGGCCAGCAGAG GAGGACACTGCTAGCCCCTTGGCTTTGCTGGAAGAGCTGACCTTGGGGGACTGCCGCCAGGACCTTGCCACCAAGCTGGTGAAACTCTTTCTTGGCCGGGGACTGGCTGGGCGCTTTCTGGACTATCTCACCCGGCGTGAGGTGGCTCGGACCA TGGACCCCAACACCCTCTTCCGTTCTAACTCCCTGGCATCCAAGTCGATGGAACAGTTTATGAAG ctcGTGGGCATGCCCTACCTGCACGAGGTCCTGAAGCCTGTGATTAGCCGCGTCTTTGAGGAGAAGAAGTACATGGAGCTGGATCCCTGCAAGATGGACCTGGGCCGCACCCG GAGGATCTCCTTCAAAGGCGCACTCTCGGAGGAGCAGATgcgggagaccagcctggggctgcTGACGGGCTACCTGGGGCCCATCGTGGACGCCATCGTGGGCTCCGTGGGGCGCTGCCCGCCCGCCGTGCGCCTCGCCTTCAAGCAGCTGCACCGGCGCGTGGAGGAGCGCTTCCCCCAGGCAGAGCACCAG CAGGATGTGAAGTACCTGGCCATCAGCGGATTTCTCTTCTTGCGATTCTTCGCACCTGCCATCCTTACCCCAAAGCTGTTTGACCTTCGGGACCAACACGCGGACCCCCAGACTAGCCGCTCACTGCTGTTGCTTGCCAAG GCTGTGCAGAGCATCGGaaacctgggccagcagctgggCCAAGGCAAGGAACTGTGGATGGCCCCCCTGCACCCCTTCCTGCTGCAGTGTGTCTCACGTGTGAGAGACTTCCTGGACCGGCTGGTGGATGTGGATGGGGATGAAG AAGCTGGTGTCCCAGCCAGGGCCCTGTTCCCGCCCTCGGCCATTGTTCGAGAAGGCTATCTGCTGAAGCGCAAGGAGGAGCCTGCCGGCCTGGCCACGCGCTTTGCCTTCAAGAAGCGCTACGTCTGGCTCAGCGGGGAGACCCTCTCCTTCTCCAAGAGTCCTGAGTGGCAG ATGCGACACTCCATCCCCGTGTCTCACATCCGCGCCGTGGAGCGCGTAGACGAGGGCGCCTTCCAACTGCCCCACGTGATGCAGGTGGTGACGCAGGACGGCACGGGGGCGCTGCACACCACCTACCTCCAGTGCAAG AATGTGAATGAGCTCAACCAGTGGCTCTCGGCCTTGCGCAAGGCCAGCGCCCCCAACCCGAACAAGCTGGCCGCCTGCCACCCCGGTGCCTTCCGCAGCGCGCGCTGGacctgctgcctccaggctgaGCGCTCAG CCGCCGGCTGCAGCCGTACACACTCGGCTGTCACCCTGGGGGACTGGAGTGACCCACTGGATCCTGATGCTGAGGCCCAGACAGTGTATCGGCAGCTGCTCCTGGGGCGGGACCAGCTCAG GCTGAAATTGCTGGAGGATTCTAACATGGATACAACTCTGGAGGCAGACACAG GGGCCTGTCCTGAGGTCCTGGCCCGGCAAAGAGCAGCAACTGCCCGCTTGCTGGAGGTGCTCGCAGACCTGGATCGTGCCCACGAGGAGTTCCAGCAGCAAGAGCAAGGGAAGGCGGCCCTGGGCCCCCTTGGCCCCTAA
- the RASAL1 gene encoding rasGAP-activating-like protein 1 isoform X6, protein MQKCRVRSACQCRCWRMGRAAAFAAMCFRPGTWLPETSLAHLTHLHVCFGAARAWRPQPSRRLASRTGMKCWSCGRCQVPRPHCGWSSGTGTWWARMTSWAWWSSLQRPSSRSHLTAGSASCPFPEPRRILGKCRCRGRGPGWSHAGQHPQLVGRAHASPHIITMPLHAFIHLTTVYGMSLKVFTGTLGALRVKVRLIEDRVLPSQCYQPLMELLMESVQGPAEEDTASPLALLEELTLGDCRQDLATKLVKLFLGRGLAGRFLDYLTRREVARTMDPNTLFRSNSLASKSMEQFMKLVGMPYLHEVLKPVISRVFEEKKYMELDPCKMDLGRTRRISFKGALSEEQMRETSLGLLTGYLGPIVDAIVGSVGRCPPAVRLAFKQLHRRVEERFPQAEHQDVKYLAISGFLFLRFFAPAILTPKLFDLRDQHADPQTSRSLLLLAKAVQSIGNLGQQLGQGKELWMAPLHPFLLQCVSRVRDFLDRLVDVDGDEEAGVPARALFPPSAIVREGYLLKRKEEPAGLATRFAFKKRYVWLSGETLSFSKSPEWQMRHSIPVSHIRAVERVDEGAFQLPHVMQVVTQDGTGALHTTYLQCKNVNELNQWLSALRKASAPNPNKLAACHPGAFRSARWTCCLQAERSAAGCSRTHSAVTLGDWSDPLDPDAEAQTVYRQLLLGRDQLRLKLLEDSNMDTTLEADTGACPEVLARQRAATARLLEVLADLDRAHEEFQQQEQGKAALGPLGP, encoded by the exons ATGCAGAAGTGCAGGGTGAGATCTGCCTGTCAGTGCAGATGCTGGAGGATGGGCAGGGCCGCTGCCTTCGCTGCCATGTGCTTCAGGCCAG GGACCTGGCTCCCAGAGACATCTCTGGCACATCTGACCCATTTGCACGTGTGTTTTGGGGCAGCCAGAGCTTGGAGACCTCA ACCATCAAGAAGACTCGCTTCCCGCACTGGGATGAAGTGCTGGAGCTGCGGGAGATGCCAGGTGCCCCGTCCCCACTGCGGGTGGAGCTCTGGGACTGGGACATGGTGGGCAAGAATGACTTCTTGGGCATG GTGGAGTTCTCTCCAAAGACCCTCCAGCAGAAGCCACCTAACGGCTGGTTCCGCCTCCTGCCCTTTCCCAGAGCCGAGGAGGATTCTGGGTAAATGTCGGTGCAGAGGGAGGGGGCCAGGCTGGAGCCATGCCGGGCAGCATCCACAGCTTGTGGGCAGAGCCCATGCCAGCCCACACATTATCACTATGCCACTTCATGCATTCATCCATTTAACAACTGTCTATGGAATGTCTCTCAAGGTGTTTAC GGGGACCCTGGGTGCCCTGCGAGTGAAGGTACGCCTGATTGAGGACCGCGTCCTGCCCTCCCAGTGCTACCAGCCTCTCATGGAGCTGCTCATGGAGTCTGTGCAGGGGCCAGCAGAG GAGGACACTGCTAGCCCCTTGGCTTTGCTGGAAGAGCTGACCTTGGGGGACTGCCGCCAGGACCTTGCCACCAAGCTGGTGAAACTCTTTCTTGGCCGGGGACTGGCTGGGCGCTTTCTGGACTATCTCACCCGGCGTGAGGTGGCTCGGACCA TGGACCCCAACACCCTCTTCCGTTCTAACTCCCTGGCATCCAAGTCGATGGAACAGTTTATGAAG ctcGTGGGCATGCCCTACCTGCACGAGGTCCTGAAGCCTGTGATTAGCCGCGTCTTTGAGGAGAAGAAGTACATGGAGCTGGATCCCTGCAAGATGGACCTGGGCCGCACCCG GAGGATCTCCTTCAAAGGCGCACTCTCGGAGGAGCAGATgcgggagaccagcctggggctgcTGACGGGCTACCTGGGGCCCATCGTGGACGCCATCGTGGGCTCCGTGGGGCGCTGCCCGCCCGCCGTGCGCCTCGCCTTCAAGCAGCTGCACCGGCGCGTGGAGGAGCGCTTCCCCCAGGCAGAGCACCAG GATGTGAAGTACCTGGCCATCAGCGGATTTCTCTTCTTGCGATTCTTCGCACCTGCCATCCTTACCCCAAAGCTGTTTGACCTTCGGGACCAACACGCGGACCCCCAGACTAGCCGCTCACTGCTGTTGCTTGCCAAG GCTGTGCAGAGCATCGGaaacctgggccagcagctgggCCAAGGCAAGGAACTGTGGATGGCCCCCCTGCACCCCTTCCTGCTGCAGTGTGTCTCACGTGTGAGAGACTTCCTGGACCGGCTGGTGGATGTGGATGGGGATGAAG AAGCTGGTGTCCCAGCCAGGGCCCTGTTCCCGCCCTCGGCCATTGTTCGAGAAGGCTATCTGCTGAAGCGCAAGGAGGAGCCTGCCGGCCTGGCCACGCGCTTTGCCTTCAAGAAGCGCTACGTCTGGCTCAGCGGGGAGACCCTCTCCTTCTCCAAGAGTCCTGAGTGGCAG ATGCGACACTCCATCCCCGTGTCTCACATCCGCGCCGTGGAGCGCGTAGACGAGGGCGCCTTCCAACTGCCCCACGTGATGCAGGTGGTGACGCAGGACGGCACGGGGGCGCTGCACACCACCTACCTCCAGTGCAAG AATGTGAATGAGCTCAACCAGTGGCTCTCGGCCTTGCGCAAGGCCAGCGCCCCCAACCCGAACAAGCTGGCCGCCTGCCACCCCGGTGCCTTCCGCAGCGCGCGCTGGacctgctgcctccaggctgaGCGCTCAG CCGCCGGCTGCAGCCGTACACACTCGGCTGTCACCCTGGGGGACTGGAGTGACCCACTGGATCCTGATGCTGAGGCCCAGACAGTGTATCGGCAGCTGCTCCTGGGGCGGGACCAGCTCAG GCTGAAATTGCTGGAGGATTCTAACATGGATACAACTCTGGAGGCAGACACAG GGGCCTGTCCTGAGGTCCTGGCCCGGCAAAGAGCAGCAACTGCCCGCTTGCTGGAGGTGCTCGCAGACCTGGATCGTGCCCACGAGGAGTTCCAGCAGCAAGAGCAAGGGAAGGCGGCCCTGGGCCCCCTTGGCCCCTAA